The Thermodesulfatator atlanticus DSM 21156 genome has a window encoding:
- a CDS encoding PD-(D/E)XK nuclease domain-containing protein has protein sequence MVEDEPEGKALLQLKEKRYFEKYKGECQKIWLIGVEFSKRERNIVSFEV, from the coding sequence GTGGTAGAGGATGAGCCCGAGGGCAAGGCACTTTTGCAGCTAAAAGAGAAGCGCTACTTTGAGAAGTATAAGGGCGAGTGCCAAAAGATCTGGCTTATTGGCGTTGAGTTCAGCAAGCGTGAGCGGAACATCGTTTCTTTTGAGGTGTAA
- a CDS encoding PD-(D/E)XK nuclease domain-containing protein: ETILFQTGYLTIEKRYEIMPGEAVYVLRFPNIEVRKAFSDHLLNYFLEDLSKKTANKIRMARVLKAGRVSEMMEVFRAFFASIPHDWYRKTELAGYEGFYASIFYCYFAALGLDVRVEDVTNQGRLDMAVLFEGGVISLNSRW; encoded by the coding sequence GAGACGATTCTTTTTCAGACGGGTTATCTCACCATAGAAAAAAGATACGAAATCATGCCAGGTGAGGCAGTTTACGTCTTACGCTTCCCAAATATCGAAGTGAGAAAGGCCTTCTCTGACCACCTTTTGAATTACTTTCTGGAGGACCTTTCAAAGAAAACAGCAAACAAGATACGTATGGCACGGGTTCTCAAGGCAGGAAGAGTTTCTGAGATGATGGAGGTATTTCGCGCGTTTTTTGCTTCCATACCCCACGATTGGTATCGAAAGACAGAGCTTGCGGGCTATGAGGGCTTTTACGCGAGCATTTTTTACTGCTACTTTGCGGCCTTGGGGCTCGATGTGCGGGTGGAAGACGTCACTAACCAGGGCCGCCTGGACATGGCGGTGCTTTTTGAGGGAGGTGTTATCTCTTTGAATTCAAGGTGGTAG